Proteins from a genomic interval of Deltaproteobacteria bacterium:
- a CDS encoding FAD-dependent oxidoreductase — MTSHRKKVVVLGTGFAGFSFVKNIDTNFYKVIVVSPRNHFLFTPLLPSTTVGTIEFRSIIEPIRSARTEIEYYQAACAGIDETQNIIHCEAPDGKKFDLTYDQLVISVGAVSNTYDVPGVTRYALFLRELSDARAIRQKIIECLEQAGMPNLPTHEQERLLHFVVVGGGPTGVELAAELHDFLEEDLSLWFPNLSQEVTITVLEATEKILGSFDARLGQYALRTFQRQRIEVRTGRLVKEVREKEIVLQDGSTIPYGLCVWSTGIGPAPLIERLSFPKSVSRRLLVDSFLCLKGCSNIYAMGDCATVEKLEFPPTAQVAQQEGKYLAKMFNRMAKGKTVKSFRYHHFGMLAYIGGKKALADLPEVKGRGFATYLFWRSAYLTRLVSLKNKILVLFDWFKTRAFGRDISRF; from the coding sequence ATGACCTCCCACCGAAAAAAGGTCGTTGTCCTTGGCACCGGCTTTGCCGGTTTCAGCTTCGTCAAAAACATCGACACAAATTTTTACAAAGTCATCGTTGTCAGTCCACGGAACCACTTTCTCTTTACGCCGCTTCTCCCCAGTACAACCGTCGGAACCATCGAGTTCCGAAGTATCATCGAGCCGATCCGAAGCGCCCGCACCGAAATCGAGTATTACCAGGCCGCCTGCGCCGGAATTGATGAAACTCAAAACATCATCCATTGCGAGGCCCCGGATGGAAAGAAATTCGATCTCACCTATGACCAACTCGTCATCTCGGTCGGGGCGGTCAGCAATACCTACGATGTGCCGGGGGTGACCCGCTATGCGCTCTTTTTGAGGGAACTCTCCGATGCCCGGGCTATTCGCCAGAAAATCATCGAGTGTCTGGAACAGGCCGGCATGCCTAATCTGCCGACGCACGAGCAGGAACGTCTGCTCCATTTTGTCGTGGTGGGCGGGGGACCGACCGGCGTGGAGCTTGCCGCCGAATTGCACGATTTTTTGGAGGAAGATTTGAGCCTCTGGTTTCCCAATCTGTCGCAGGAGGTGACCATCACGGTTCTTGAAGCCACCGAAAAAATTTTGGGGAGTTTCGACGCCCGATTGGGGCAGTACGCCTTGAGGACGTTTCAACGCCAACGGATTGAGGTTCGCACCGGCCGGCTGGTCAAAGAGGTGCGGGAAAAAGAAATCGTTCTCCAGGATGGAAGCACCATCCCCTATGGCCTGTGCGTCTGGTCCACCGGCATCGGACCTGCACCGCTGATTGAAAGACTTTCCTTTCCCAAAAGCGTAAGCCGCAGGCTTCTGGTCGATTCGTTTCTTTGCCTGAAGGGATGTTCAAATATCTACGCCATGGGCGATTGCGCCACCGTCGAGAAATTGGAATTCCCCCCCACCGCCCAGGTCGCGCAACAGGAGGGGAAGTACCTGGCCAAAATGTTCAACCGGATGGCCAAAGGGAAAACTGTAAAGTCGTTTCGCTACCATCATTTTGGGATGCTGGCCTACATCGGCGGCAAAAAGGCGCTGGCCGACCTGCCGGAGGTCAAAGGACGCGGATTCGCCACCTATCTCTTCTGGCGATCGGCCTATCTCACACGGTTGGTAAGTCTGAAAAACAAGATCCTCGTTCTCTTCGACTGGTTTAAGACGCGGGCGTTTGGGAGGGATATCAGCCGATTTTGA
- the mraZ gene encoding division/cell wall cluster transcriptional repressor MraZ — protein sequence MFRGRFEHAIDNKGRTSIPSRFREILVTNYDERLIITNFDACLWAYPVAEWQVIENKVASLPQFKSEVKALQRMFISAATECPIDKQGRILIPPTLRDYAGLSREIVFVGMTKRIEIWAKDRWASEFDKSQKIAENAENLSDLGL from the coding sequence ATGTTTCGTGGAAGATTTGAGCATGCCATCGACAACAAGGGGCGGACCTCCATCCCCTCAAGGTTCCGCGAAATTCTGGTCACCAACTACGACGAACGTCTTATCATCACCAACTTTGACGCCTGTCTGTGGGCCTATCCCGTCGCGGAGTGGCAGGTGATTGAAAACAAGGTGGCCTCCCTGCCGCAGTTTAAGAGCGAGGTCAAGGCCCTGCAAAGGATGTTCATCTCGGCCGCCACCGAATGCCCCATCGACAAGCAGGGGCGGATTTTGATCCCCCCCACGCTTCGCGACTACGCGGGGCTTTCCAGGGAGATTGTTTTTGTCGGCATGACGAAAAGGATCGAAATCTGGGCCAAAGACCGCTGGGCCTCCGAGTTCGATAAGTCGCAAAAGATCGCGGAGAACGCGGAAAATCTCTCCGATCTGGGGTTGTAA
- a CDS encoding STAS domain-containing protein, producing MFDISNAADIAILHLYGDLSLLEMELLEKAIRSFKECRHTKIVLDLARVDYLHLRAARSLLRQAEELRQNDGDLKIAHVSDQLRESLKFAGADQSLKDYASISEAILSFLKKTQGEDRLL from the coding sequence ATGTTTGATATCTCCAATGCCGCGGACATTGCCATCCTTCACCTCTACGGCGATCTCTCGCTTTTGGAGATGGAGCTGTTGGAAAAGGCGATCCGGTCGTTTAAGGAGTGCCGGCACACGAAGATCGTCCTCGACCTGGCGCGCGTGGATTACCTCCATCTGCGGGCGGCGCGAAGCCTTCTGCGCCAGGCGGAAGAGCTAAGGCAGAACGACGGCGATTTAAAGATTGCCCATGTGAGCGACCAGTTGCGCGAATCGCTCAAATTTGCGGGGGCCGACCAGAGCCTTAAAGATTACGCGAGCATCTCGGAGGCGATTTTGAGCTTTTTGAAGAAGACGCAGGGTGAAGACAGGTTGTTGTGA
- the rsmH gene encoding 16S rRNA (cytosine(1402)-N(4))-methyltransferase RsmH, which produces MHVSVLLHETIELLRIRPDGLYLDATAGGGGHAEAILRRLGAGGRLVVADCDPQAVEGVKEKFGNDPRVQIFHARFSELFEILTEKKLTPVDGMMADLGVSSLQLADPARGIGFMPAGGLRQGGTWSRGPLDMRMDPRLSQTADDLIATSTEKELADLIYQLGGERRSRRLARMIVMSREKGPLHTTEQLRLIAERALGPFYRRQKIHPATRLFLALRIAVNREMEELDSLLESIPKVLRPGGRAAVISFHSLEDRKVKQKFLALRTEGWNPVTKKPVTPSVEEIKNNPRSRSAKLRVIEKSQE; this is translated from the coding sequence TTGCATGTCAGTGTCCTGCTTCATGAAACGATCGAGCTTCTCCGCATCCGCCCCGATGGCTTGTATCTGGACGCCACCGCGGGGGGAGGAGGACACGCAGAGGCGATTTTAAGAAGGCTTGGGGCCGGTGGCCGCCTGGTCGTTGCCGATTGCGATCCGCAGGCGGTCGAAGGGGTGAAGGAAAAATTCGGAAACGACCCGCGGGTCCAAATCTTTCATGCCCGGTTTTCGGAGCTCTTTGAAATATTGACGGAAAAAAAGTTGACGCCGGTTGATGGAATGATGGCCGATCTCGGCGTTTCGAGCCTTCAACTGGCCGATCCGGCTCGGGGGATCGGATTCATGCCGGCAGGCGGCCTCCGCCAGGGCGGGACATGGTCCCGGGGGCCTCTGGATATGCGGATGGATCCGCGGCTTTCTCAAACGGCAGACGATCTGATTGCAACGTCGACCGAGAAGGAACTGGCTGATCTGATTTATCAACTGGGAGGAGAGCGGCGCTCGCGAAGACTGGCGCGCATGATCGTGATGTCGCGGGAAAAGGGCCCCCTTCATACGACGGAGCAACTGCGGCTGATCGCAGAAAGGGCCCTTGGCCCTTTTTATCGAAGACAGAAAATTCATCCGGCGACACGCCTGTTTTTGGCCTTAAGGATTGCCGTGAACCGGGAGATGGAGGAGTTGGACTCGCTTCTCGAGTCGATTCCCAAAGTTTTAAGGCCGGGCGGGCGGGCGGCAGTCATCAGTTTTCACTCGCTGGAGGACCGGAAGGTGAAGCAAAAATTTTTGGCGTTGAGAACAGAGGGGTGGAATCCGGTCACGAAAAAGCCGGTGACGCCGTCGGTGGAAGAAATCAAAAATAATCCGCGCAGTCGGAGCGCGAAGTTGAGGGTCATTGAAAAAAGTCAAGAGTAA
- a CDS encoding cell division protein FtsL, with the protein MMRVATYGPKGAKIQIVRNQKAFTKEDFVKTRFLFRILFLVAFMAILSLFYIWSRVQIVQYGYDINNLRSRNDTLVEESKRLNVETAMLKSPGRITAIARQKLKMQTPGPEQIKILNLK; encoded by the coding sequence ATGATGCGAGTAGCAACATACGGGCCGAAAGGGGCCAAAATACAAATAGTCCGGAACCAAAAAGCGTTCACGAAAGAGGATTTCGTCAAGACGCGGTTTCTCTTCCGGATCCTTTTTCTGGTCGCCTTCATGGCGATATTAAGCCTGTTTTACATCTGGTCGCGCGTCCAGATTGTACAGTACGGCTACGACATCAACAACTTGAGGTCCCGCAACGATACGCTTGTGGAAGAAAGCAAAAGGCTCAATGTCGAGACAGCGATGCTGAAGTCGCCGGGGAGGATTACAGCCATTGCCCGGCAGAAATTGAAGATGCAGACCCCCGGGCCGGAGCAGATAAAAATTTTAAATTTAAAATGA
- a CDS encoding penicillin-binding protein 2 — MSPIKWIKFRIFIIALGLVGLLGLVLFRSYQLQIAGNTRVDQLVSRQYRASLPVSPRRGTIYDRNGKPLAVDVEVASIALHPNRIEDATEVVNVLSAQLKLPPEKINRKIQSQKKFEWVVRRVDREIGQAIASLKLKGVEVVSEYKRFYPNKELAGNLLGAVGYEAKALGGLEMSLDPWLKSDSTRIVGEKDARGRLFTPFDGGARSHDVTLTLDLNLQFIADKYLAEGAKKHNAKSGFALVLDPKTGEILAMANYPSLNPNIYWKYSPSHWANHAVQDSYEPGSTFKPMTVAAALDSGRVKPGDSFNCEGGEYKIGKRTIHDHAAYGVLNVSEILKVSSNIGVTKIAQRTGKNSLFDTIQKMGFGEKPGLDLPGEAGGALRPLKNWSDIDLSNISFGQGVAVSGLQMASAYSALANDGIRMKPHLVKKATGPSGETVFEETPTELVRTMKGDTARALTRMLKEVVEPDGTGGLAQLEGYSIAGKTGTAQKVDPKTKKYSENAFVSSFIGYVPADKPEYVIYVVYDTPGPVHYGGLVAAPVFKKIAEESLAYGGVPPSEKRLAKY; from the coding sequence ATGTCCCCCATCAAGTGGATCAAATTCCGGATTTTTATCATCGCCTTGGGCCTTGTCGGCCTTCTTGGTCTTGTTCTCTTTCGCAGTTACCAGTTGCAGATTGCCGGAAACACCCGCGTCGACCAGCTTGTCTCGCGCCAGTACAGGGCCAGCCTCCCCGTGTCTCCCCGACGCGGAACCATCTACGACCGCAACGGCAAGCCGCTGGCCGTGGATGTAGAGGTGGCCTCCATCGCCCTGCATCCCAACCGGATCGAAGACGCAACAGAGGTCGTCAACGTTCTTTCGGCGCAGTTGAAACTTCCGCCGGAAAAAATCAACCGGAAGATTCAATCGCAAAAAAAATTCGAATGGGTGGTCAGGAGGGTCGACAGGGAAATCGGGCAGGCCATTGCCTCCCTCAAACTCAAAGGGGTGGAGGTCGTCTCGGAATACAAGCGGTTTTATCCCAACAAGGAACTGGCGGGAAACCTCCTCGGTGCCGTCGGATACGAGGCAAAAGCCCTGGGCGGCCTTGAGATGTCGCTCGACCCCTGGCTGAAATCGGACTCAACGCGGATTGTCGGAGAGAAGGATGCCAGAGGCCGCCTTTTCACGCCGTTTGACGGCGGGGCGCGTTCTCATGACGTCACTCTCACCCTCGACCTGAATCTCCAGTTCATCGCGGACAAATATCTCGCGGAAGGGGCGAAAAAACACAATGCCAAAAGCGGCTTTGCCCTCGTTCTCGACCCCAAAACGGGAGAAATCCTCGCCATGGCCAATTATCCCTCGCTCAATCCGAACATCTACTGGAAATATTCGCCATCACACTGGGCCAACCATGCAGTCCAGGATTCCTACGAGCCGGGTTCCACCTTCAAGCCGATGACGGTGGCGGCGGCGCTCGATTCTGGCAGGGTCAAACCGGGAGATTCCTTCAATTGCGAAGGGGGGGAATATAAAATCGGAAAAAGGACAATTCACGATCACGCCGCCTATGGGGTTCTGAACGTCTCCGAGATTCTCAAGGTTTCCTCCAATATCGGCGTCACCAAAATCGCGCAGAGGACGGGAAAAAATTCCCTCTTCGACACGATTCAAAAAATGGGTTTTGGAGAAAAACCGGGACTCGACCTCCCCGGCGAGGCGGGCGGAGCCCTGCGGCCGCTCAAGAATTGGTCGGATATCGACTTGAGCAACATCTCATTTGGCCAGGGGGTGGCGGTTTCCGGCCTCCAGATGGCCTCGGCCTACTCCGCGCTCGCCAACGATGGCATCCGGATGAAACCGCATCTGGTGAAAAAAGCGACAGGCCCGTCGGGAGAGACGGTTTTTGAAGAAACGCCGACGGAGCTTGTCCGGACGATGAAGGGGGATACGGCAAGGGCCCTCACAAGAATGTTAAAGGAGGTGGTGGAGCCGGACGGCACCGGCGGGCTGGCCCAGCTCGAAGGTTATTCCATCGCCGGCAAAACGGGCACCGCCCAAAAGGTCGACCCGAAGACCAAAAAATATTCGGAGAACGCCTTTGTCAGTTCGTTTATCGGCTATGTGCCGGCGGACAAACCGGAGTATGTGATTTACGTCGTCTACGACACCCCTGGGCCGGTGCACTATGGCGGCCTCGTGGCGGCCCCCGTGTTCAAAAAAATAGCGGAGGAGTCATTGGCCTACGGCGGCGTGCCTCCGTCTGAAAAACGGTTGGCGAAATATTAA
- a CDS encoding UDP-N-acetylmuramoyl-L-alanyl-D-glutamate--2,6-diaminopimelate ligase, producing the protein MKLSALLQALGHYEIRGSAEIPIRGICYHSREAQPGFLFVAVPGLKTDGRKYVEEAVNKGATAVIFEGEFFENLIARDIVPTQVRVLGARLALANLAAAFFAHPTESFYLAGVTGTNGKTTLTFLIESIGQAAGLKTGVAGTINYRFGGVRLDAAQTTPESLDLQRLFSRMRHEKITNVAMEVSSHALIFRRVENCHFNSCVFTNLSRDHLDFHGTMEEYYRSKQKLFIHDLRLSAKKNRLAIICTEGVHGRRLAEMSESLKIPTVKYGFKKSNDIFPVGYRQTLDGFEAELKTARGPIHIRSNLPGRFNLLNVMAAVMVGLHSGCEIESIEKGIAALKGVPGRLERIDDPRGRFVFVDYAHTPSALKSVLTELKRLAPGGRIITVFGCGGDRDRGKRPKMGFESARLSDICFVTSDNPRTEDPEKIIDEILPGVKRGGLKSFVKKKGYLVEVDRSKAIALALQLAKKGDVVLVAGKGHEDYQIIGTKKIHFSDHEVVRKFLGNAK; encoded by the coding sequence ATGAAATTATCAGCATTACTCCAAGCCCTGGGACACTACGAAATTCGCGGATCGGCCGAGATCCCCATCCGGGGCATCTGTTATCACTCGCGGGAGGCACAGCCCGGGTTTTTGTTTGTCGCCGTTCCAGGCCTGAAGACCGACGGCAGAAAGTATGTCGAAGAGGCGGTCAATAAGGGGGCGACAGCCGTTATTTTTGAAGGAGAGTTCTTTGAAAATTTAATAGCAAGGGACATTGTCCCAACCCAAGTTCGGGTTTTGGGGGCTCGTCTGGCGCTGGCCAATCTGGCGGCGGCCTTTTTTGCCCATCCGACCGAGTCGTTTTACCTGGCCGGCGTCACCGGCACCAACGGCAAAACGACGCTGACCTTTCTCATCGAATCGATCGGACAGGCGGCGGGGTTGAAAACCGGTGTTGCCGGCACCATCAACTACCGCTTCGGAGGCGTTCGCCTCGATGCCGCCCAGACGACCCCCGAATCCCTGGACCTTCAGCGTCTCTTCTCGCGGATGCGGCACGAGAAAATCACCAACGTCGCAATGGAGGTTTCTTCCCACGCCCTCATCTTCCGGCGGGTGGAAAACTGCCACTTCAATTCGTGCGTTTTCACCAATTTAAGCAGGGACCACCTCGACTTTCACGGAACGATGGAGGAGTACTATCGGTCGAAACAAAAATTGTTCATTCACGATCTGCGTTTGAGCGCCAAGAAAAACAGGTTGGCGATCATTTGCACGGAAGGAGTGCACGGGAGAAGGCTGGCCGAAATGAGCGAATCGCTGAAAATTCCGACGGTGAAATACGGGTTTAAAAAATCAAACGACATCTTTCCCGTCGGTTATCGCCAGACTCTCGATGGATTTGAGGCCGAACTCAAAACGGCGCGCGGCCCCATTCACATCCGGTCGAATCTGCCCGGACGGTTTAATTTGCTGAATGTGATGGCGGCGGTGATGGTGGGGCTTCATTCGGGATGCGAAATCGAATCGATCGAAAAGGGAATTGCGGCCTTGAAAGGAGTGCCGGGGAGGCTTGAACGGATCGACGATCCGCGCGGGCGGTTTGTCTTTGTCGATTACGCCCATACGCCGTCTGCGCTCAAATCGGTTTTGACCGAGCTGAAACGTCTTGCACCGGGGGGTCGCATTATCACCGTTTTTGGTTGCGGCGGCGACCGCGACCGGGGCAAAAGGCCGAAAATGGGGTTTGAATCGGCCCGATTGTCGGATATCTGTTTTGTCACCTCCGACAACCCGCGGACGGAAGATCCGGAAAAGATCATCGACGAAATTTTGCCGGGGGTGAAAAGGGGAGGGTTAAAGTCTTTTGTAAAAAAGAAAGGTTATCTGGTGGAGGTTGATCGGTCCAAGGCCATCGCCTTGGCCCTGCAACTGGCAAAAAAAGGGGATGTGGTGCTGGTAGCGGGAAAAGGACATGAGGATTATCAGATCATTGGAACCAAAAAGATTCATTTTTCAGACCATGAGGTGGTGAGAAAGTTTTTAGGAAATGCCAAATGA
- a CDS encoding UDP-N-acetylmuramoyl-tripeptide--D-alanyl-D-alanine ligase has product MELTIEEIIKATGGKLLGGNAQIVIRSIGTDTRKLKNGDLYVALKGPRFDGHDFIREAISKGACGVVVSRSVEASANKSRRTPLPVIHVPDTQRALGDIAKCWRGQFDIPVVAITGSSGKTTTKDLIAAVLNRKGKVLKTEGNLNNLIGLPLTVFGLTDVDRYAVLEMGMNAFGEIARLTEIARPSHGLITNIGHAHLEGVGDLAGVARAKGELFEGLNVFAVAVINADDPNIAKLSTRAKKITFGCQKPADIHADEVEYNGEKMRVTVTDPKQTTIFTLPMVGEHHVLNWLAAYAVGFELGISPKEAQDALDTFRPAKMRGEEIELKNDITVINDAYNANPDSMSAALHALFKRYPERRRVAVLGEMWELGREASCLHRSAGIAASEAQIDLLLAFGEHAPEMVDGFSGKGKDGYSFSDIEGLNRKLTAVLKKGDVVLVKGSRGSQMERVVEFLKKEFL; this is encoded by the coding sequence ATGGAATTGACGATCGAAGAAATTATCAAAGCCACAGGGGGCAAACTTCTCGGAGGAAACGCCCAAATTGTCATTCGTTCCATCGGCACCGACACGCGCAAGTTAAAAAACGGCGATCTCTATGTGGCGCTTAAAGGGCCACGGTTTGACGGACATGATTTTATCAGGGAGGCGATTTCGAAGGGGGCCTGTGGTGTGGTGGTATCGCGCTCCGTAGAGGCGTCCGCCAATAAGTCGCGGCGGACGCCCCTACCCGTGATCCATGTTCCCGACACGCAAAGGGCGCTGGGGGACATCGCCAAATGTTGGAGGGGGCAGTTTGATATCCCTGTCGTGGCCATCACCGGCAGTAGCGGCAAAACGACGACAAAGGATCTGATTGCCGCCGTCTTGAACCGGAAAGGAAAAGTGCTGAAAACGGAAGGAAACTTAAACAACTTGATCGGTCTTCCTCTGACCGTATTCGGACTCACGGACGTTGACCGGTATGCGGTTCTTGAAATGGGGATGAACGCCTTCGGCGAAATCGCGCGCCTGACGGAAATTGCGCGGCCGAGCCATGGCCTGATTACCAATATCGGCCACGCCCATCTCGAAGGAGTGGGAGATCTCGCGGGGGTCGCGCGGGCCAAAGGGGAGCTGTTCGAAGGGTTGAATGTCTTTGCTGTAGCCGTGATCAACGCGGATGATCCAAACATTGCCAAACTTTCCACCCGGGCGAAAAAGATCACCTTCGGCTGTCAAAAGCCGGCCGACATCCATGCGGACGAGGTGGAGTATAACGGGGAAAAAATGCGTGTGACGGTGACCGATCCAAAACAGACGACGATATTCACGCTCCCGATGGTTGGAGAGCATCATGTTCTTAACTGGCTGGCGGCGTATGCCGTCGGATTTGAATTGGGAATCAGCCCCAAAGAGGCTCAAGACGCGCTCGACACCTTTCGTCCGGCAAAAATGCGGGGGGAGGAGATCGAATTGAAAAACGACATCACGGTCATCAACGACGCCTACAACGCCAACCCCGATTCGATGTCCGCGGCGCTCCATGCCCTTTTTAAGCGGTATCCCGAACGGCGTCGGGTGGCGGTTTTGGGGGAGATGTGGGAGTTGGGAAGAGAGGCGTCTTGTCTGCACCGCTCTGCGGGGATTGCCGCCTCCGAGGCGCAGATCGATCTTTTGCTTGCTTTCGGGGAGCATGCCCCGGAGATGGTTGACGGCTTTTCCGGGAAGGGGAAGGATGGTTATTCCTTTTCGGACATAGAGGGGCTGAATCGAAAATTAACGGCGGTTCTGAAAAAGGGAGATGTGGTGCTCGTCAAGGGATCGCGTGGATCGCAGATGGAACGGGTTGTGGAATTTTTAAAGAAGGAATTTTTATAA
- a CDS encoding phospho-N-acetylmuramoyl-pentapeptide-transferase — protein MLYYLLYPLREVFGPFNVLKYLTFRTFAALLTALLIYFIFGKRWIAYLKSKSVDQAIRADGPQTHLGKKGTPTMGGVLVIAAVCVSALLWGRLTNPFVWTCLFVFLSMAVIGFVDDYRKVIKKDPKGFPGRHKIILEVVICLIAALWLYGYLGLDTKLHFPFFKGLQPDLSFGYLYLAILVVAGCANAVNLTDGLDGLVSVPAMTAFITYGLFVYIVGNSVIAGYLQVPYVADAGEVAILCGACVGACLGFLWFNTWPAEVFMGDVGALGLGGLLGVVALITKQEMLLIVIGGIFVLETLSVITQVISFKLTGKRIFRMAPLHHHFELKGWKEPKIIVRFWIISFVLALLSLATLKLR, from the coding sequence ATGCTTTATTATTTGCTCTATCCCCTGCGTGAGGTCTTTGGGCCGTTTAACGTCCTCAAGTACCTCACCTTTCGCACTTTTGCCGCTCTGCTGACGGCTCTGCTCATCTATTTTATCTTCGGGAAGAGGTGGATCGCCTACCTCAAAAGCAAATCGGTCGATCAGGCCATCCGCGCCGACGGCCCGCAGACGCATCTGGGGAAAAAAGGGACGCCGACGATGGGGGGGGTTCTGGTGATCGCGGCGGTCTGTGTTTCGGCGCTTTTGTGGGGGAGATTGACGAACCCTTTTGTCTGGACCTGTCTTTTTGTTTTTCTGTCGATGGCGGTCATTGGGTTCGTGGATGACTACCGCAAGGTGATCAAAAAAGATCCAAAAGGTTTTCCGGGGCGGCACAAGATCATTCTGGAAGTGGTCATCTGTCTGATTGCGGCCCTCTGGCTCTACGGGTACCTGGGGCTCGACACAAAACTCCATTTCCCGTTCTTCAAGGGGCTTCAGCCTGATCTCTCTTTCGGCTATCTCTATCTCGCCATCCTTGTCGTGGCAGGGTGCGCCAACGCCGTGAACCTGACCGATGGCCTCGACGGCCTTGTCTCGGTGCCGGCAATGACGGCGTTTATCACCTACGGCCTTTTTGTGTACATCGTCGGCAACTCGGTGATCGCCGGCTATCTTCAGGTTCCCTACGTGGCCGACGCGGGGGAGGTGGCGATTCTTTGTGGGGCCTGCGTGGGGGCCTGTCTCGGTTTTCTCTGGTTCAACACCTGGCCGGCGGAGGTGTTCATGGGGGATGTGGGAGCCCTGGGGTTGGGAGGGCTTTTGGGGGTGGTGGCTCTGATCACGAAACAGGAAATGCTTTTGATCGTCATCGGCGGCATCTTTGTCCTGGAAACCCTTTCGGTGATCACGCAGGTGATTTCGTTCAAACTCACGGGAAAACGGATTTTCAGGATGGCGCCGCTCCACCACCACTTTGAACTGAAAGGGTGGAAGGAACCGAAGATCATCGTCCGTTTTTGGATTATCTCGTTTGTGCTGGCTCTGTTGTCGCTGGCGACATTGAAATTGAGATAA
- the murD gene encoding UDP-N-acetylmuramoyl-L-alanine--D-glutamate ligase, with protein MAYDLSKGKYLVVGLGVTGMALVDFLTGRGMTLIGLEELSEENFRKAKKKFEGKDVRFYFGALEEGVFENLKGVFVSPGVPPTRPWNDEAKRRSIPVMGELELASRFLQGKIIAVTGTNGKSTTVSLLHDILKAGGFSSSLKGNIGSPLLTAVGEPPRNYYVVEASSYQLETIGGGATGGGGATGGCFHPVISVVLNVTADHLERYPDMEAYASAKARIFMNQSGGDFFIYNADDMYCVRMAREAPCKAIPFSLVNRFDEGGFVDRGDMVIRLAKEMRYPFSTCSLKGLHNQENMLAAILSATLVGVDPAAISGALKEFKTLHHRLEEIGTFRGVKFYDDSKGTNVGSVVMSLASFEDNVILILGGRDKGGDYAPLIPLIRGKAKAVIVLGEARDKIASSLSAVKPIHRVETMKEAVQKSFEIGEPGDTVLLSPACSSFDRYKNYAERGDDFKKWVFCLGAKE; from the coding sequence ATGGCATACGATCTTTCAAAAGGAAAATATCTCGTCGTCGGCCTCGGCGTCACCGGAATGGCGCTTGTCGATTTCCTGACCGGTCGCGGGATGACGCTGATCGGCCTGGAGGAGCTGTCGGAGGAAAATTTTCGGAAGGCGAAAAAAAAATTCGAGGGAAAAGACGTCCGTTTTTATTTTGGCGCGCTTGAAGAAGGGGTCTTTGAGAATTTAAAAGGGGTTTTTGTCAGTCCGGGGGTTCCGCCGACCCGGCCGTGGAACGATGAGGCCAAAAGGAGATCGATTCCGGTCATGGGTGAACTGGAATTGGCCTCCCGTTTTCTTCAGGGAAAAATCATAGCCGTTACGGGGACGAATGGGAAATCAACCACCGTATCGCTATTGCACGACATCCTGAAGGCGGGGGGATTCTCTTCGAGCCTTAAAGGAAACATCGGTTCTCCACTTTTAACCGCGGTCGGCGAACCCCCCCGGAATTATTACGTGGTCGAGGCGAGCAGTTACCAGCTCGAGACGATCGGTGGCGGCGCCACTGGCGGTGGCGGCGCCACTGGCGGGTGTTTTCATCCGGTCATTTCCGTCGTGCTCAACGTCACGGCCGATCATCTCGAGCGCTATCCGGATATGGAGGCCTACGCGAGCGCCAAGGCGCGCATTTTCATGAATCAGTCTGGTGGCGATTTTTTTATCTACAACGCCGATGACATGTATTGCGTGAGGATGGCGCGCGAGGCACCGTGCAAGGCAATTCCGTTCAGCTTGGTGAATCGGTTTGATGAAGGAGGCTTTGTCGATCGAGGGGATATGGTTATCCGACTTGCAAAGGAAATGCGGTATCCCTTTTCAACCTGTTCTCTGAAGGGCCTCCATAATCAGGAAAACATGCTGGCCGCCATTTTGTCGGCAACCCTGGTCGGCGTGGATCCGGCGGCAATCTCCGGGGCGCTCAAGGAATTCAAGACGCTTCACCATCGATTGGAGGAAATCGGAACGTTTCGGGGTGTAAAATTTTATGACGACTCCAAGGGGACAAATGTCGGTTCGGTGGTCATGTCTCTGGCCTCGTTTGAAGACAACGTTATTCTGATCCTCGGCGGGCGCGACAAGGGGGGCGACTATGCCCCGCTTATTCCGTTGATTCGCGGGAAGGCCAAGGCGGTGATCGTTCTGGGGGAGGCGCGGGACAAGATCGCCTCCTCCCTTTCTGCGGTCAAGCCGATCCATCGCGTGGAGACGATGAAAGAGGCGGTCCAAAAAAGCTTTGAGATCGGGGAGCCGGGGGACACGGTGCTCCTCTCGCCGGCCTGTTCGAGTTTCGACCGATACAAAAACTACGCCGAACGGGGAGACGACTTTAAAAAATGGGTATTCTGTTTAGGCGCAAAAGAATAG